In Clarias gariepinus isolate MV-2021 ecotype Netherlands chromosome 21, CGAR_prim_01v2, whole genome shotgun sequence, the sequence TGTGATTAACAGTAGTTCTAACCCCACATGGAGCACCAACGTGGTCTCTAGTACAGCTAAAGTCAACGATGAGGTCAAGCTGCAGGTCTGGGACAAGGATATTAAGTATGACGACCTTTTGGGAACGTGTTACGCCACGGTGAGGAGCGGCATCAATAGCTTTAGGTGTAGTTTGAGCAAAGGAGGTACACTGAGTTATATGACTGAGTTCCACTAAATCATTGATGTGATGTTCTCTGCAGTTCCTCACTGTATATTTGATTGATGatcacataaataaaacaacttagtagcatcttttgttgttgttcagtTTGTTTTATGCTTTTCCTAACATACGTAGCGTTTTCATTTACTTAGATCACTTACAACACTTGGCCTATACCGAACTTTAAACAACACAGAGCTAATACCTAATCCCAGGATGCTTGTTCATTACTGATGTCCCTCTAGTCCTCACAGTCGAGGACAACctgggtggtgaccatggtgaTCTTCACCTTGCAGAGGGTCAGAGAATTAATGCCTTGGAATCCAGCACCTCTACTTTAGTGCATAGCCGTTCCGGTTGACCTTCCAGTTGAGGAGTACAAGTCAGACTTTTCACGGCTTTTTGAAGCTACAGTATCTGATCCTGTGATATTGGGGTTGGAGATACCCCTCGAAATCCTAATATCCTTGGCCCCCAATCTTATTGAAGACAACCCTTTTCAGCTGCCATagac encodes:
- the LOC128509640 gene encoding perforin-1-like, encoding MQIQTMMFFSSPQLVYLTVFLLACLAFPSDALLRVYGMNGKGLDGDVLNPPEPYVKVFVRNILMGQTYVINSSSNPTWSTNVVSSTAKVNDEVKLQVWDKDIKYDDLLGTCYATVRSGINSFRCSLSKGGTLSYMTEFH